The DNA sequence GCTTCCTCAACGATCTGCTGGAAGCCTCCCGCATAGAGGAAGGCGCGATCGAGCCGCGCTGGGAAAGCGTGGATCCCACCGATGTGCTGCCCTCCGTGCTGCGCGACCTTCGGCAGGACCGGCCCGGCGGGCGCGTGGTGGCGCGGATCGATTCCGATTGCCCGCTGCTCCGCACCGATCCGCTGCTGCTGCGCCATGTGCTGATCAACGTGATCGACAATGCGCTGAAATACTCGCCCCCGCCGGGGGAAGTGACGGTGGAACTGGCCTGCCGCGACGGGCAGGCGGTGTTCCGCGTGCTTGATCGGGGACCCGGCCTGCCGGCGCAAAGCGATGCGCTGTTCGAGCGGTTTCACCGGCTGGAAGGCAGCGACCGGGTGGGCGGCTCCGGCCTCGGCCTGTGGATCGCCAAGAACTTCACCGAAGCGCTGGGCGGCACGATCACCGCGGGCAATCGTTCGGGCGGCGGCGCGGCATTCGAAGTTGCCTTGCCGCTGGATGGCACCGGGGCAGGAAAGATGGACGATGCGTAAGGACGTGCTGATCGTGGATGACGAGCCGGCGATCCGCCGCCTGCTGACCGGGGCGCTCGATCGCACGGGGCTGAGCCATGCCGAAGCCGGCACGGCGGCCGAAGCGCTGCGGATCGGCGCAGTGGCGCAGGCGCCCTTCGTCGCCCTGCTCGATCTCGGCCTGCCCGATCGCGACGGGCTGGAAATCGTGCCGCAGCTCGCCGCCGCGGGCATCGCCGTGATCGTCCTGACCGCGCGCGACGCGACAGAGGAGAAAGTGGCCGCGCTGGACCTGGGCGCCGACGATTTCGTGACCAAGCCCTTCGACAGCGAGGAGCTGCTGGCGCGCGTCCGCTCCGCCATGCGGCGCAAGGCCGGGCCGATGGCCGCCGCCGACCGGCGCGAATTCGGCGAAGGCGAAATCGACCGCGCGGCGCATAGCGTGACCGTGCGGGGGGAGCGGGTGGAACTGACCCCGCGCGAATTCAACCTGCTGTGGACGCTGTGCGAGAACCCCGGACGGGTGATGACCCATGCCAGCCTGCTGGAGGCGGTGTGGGGGCCGGCACACCGCGAGGATCTCGATTACCTGCGCGTGGCGGTGCGATCGCTGCGCCGCAAGATCGAGCGCGATCCGGCCCAGCCCGTGCTGCTGCTGAACGAACCCGGCGTGGGCTATCGCCTCGGCACCGGGGCGGAGTGAAACAGGCGCTGGCGGCAAGCGCGGCGAAGCATTAGAAGGCCGTCTCACCACGGGCATCGGCCCGTGATCTGGAGCATCGACATGGGCAGTTTTTCTTCCGCTCACTGGATCGTCGTCATGGTTGTGGCGCTGCTGCTGTTCGGCCGCGGGCGCATTTCGGAAAGCATGGGT is a window from the Altererythrobacter sp. B11 genome containing:
- a CDS encoding response regulator is translated as MRKDVLIVDDEPAIRRLLTGALDRTGLSHAEAGTAAEALRIGAVAQAPFVALLDLGLPDRDGLEIVPQLAAAGIAVIVLTARDATEEKVAALDLGADDFVTKPFDSEELLARVRSAMRRKAGPMAAADRREFGEGEIDRAAHSVTVRGERVELTPREFNLLWTLCENPGRVMTHASLLEAVWGPAHREDLDYLRVAVRSLRRKIERDPAQPVLLLNEPGVGYRLGTGAE